Proteins from one Bombyx mori chromosome 1, ASM3026992v2 genomic window:
- the LOC101742534 gene encoding uncharacterized protein LOC101742534: MALALVLVLAWSAVVSAARFSDYSGAKMPQYETGDEGSDDAESLLEDYHGHSPDASSPLDYKYEEDIKYGKTESLEREAEVETWKKSKGRRRVVIDSQDTHDTEFDNELEADFGRRRPNQNYFQRNPKTKSWNYREDNIAALRKSMRHGRSKNIREPDNNNEDNYVEKKEFRRNKNKEFDDDDDDERYKESTKRVVRRKPRDRVPVRHFNVDLNGDLVPDRRVKNEELDYANVNEERRRRPTLIHSQEDRYRPSIDDEDLRLRKKQNKKIFDEDGDYYDMKRVENIKSKLPILLQRTSATTFVSTPSSANIIDVLWTYRRAESPSSSSTSHLPPSETTTRSSTAAPTTTLTLNMTKSNNSSQELSLAEKSRLSILKKAQRKESIKIGSSTKKPPVLLQVTVKIPTVVMVEPPSSEVILPRAREFSEDTPERLNRAKHLMRKKLIARAKNIQDLTDNWDEVVCDYIDVALLDCAPNTCINILFTILPPLVLFLF, encoded by the exons ATGGCGTTGGCGCTGGTATTGGTACTGGCGTGGAGTGCAGTAGTGTCAGCGGCCAGGTTCAGCGACTACTCTGGGGCTAAAATGCCACAGTACGAAACAGGCGACGAAGGATCTGATGACGCAGAGTCCTTGCTTGAAGACTACCACGGACACTCACCAGACGCCTCCTCACCTCTCGATTATAAGTATGAAGAAGATATTAAATatg gtaAAACAGAAAGTTTGGAAAGAGAAGCCGAAGTCGAAACATGGAAAAAATCTAAGGGAAGAAGGCGAGTAGTAATCGATTCCCAAGATACTCACGACACAGAATTTGATAACGAATTGGAAGCTGACTTCGGACGCAGGAGACCTAACCAGAATTATTTTCAGCGCAATCCAAAAACGAAGAGTTGGAACTATCGCGAAGACAACATAGCTGCTTTACGAAAGTCAATGCGGCATGGTCGCAGTAAGAATATAAGGGAAcctgataataataatgaagacaattatgtagaaaaaaaagaattcagaagaaataaaaacaaagagtttgacgatgatgatgatgatgaaagatATAAAGAAAGCACAAAAAGAGTAGTAAGAAGAAAGCCGAGAGATAGAGTTCCCGTTCGACATTTTAATGTTGATTTAAATGGAGATTTAGTACCAGATAGAAGGGTTAAAAACGAGGAGCTGGACTATGCCAATGTCAATGAAGAGAGACGAAGAAGACCGACTTTAATTCACTCGCAAGAAGACCGCTACAGACCAAGCATTGATGATGAAGATCTTCGACTTAGAAAAAAACAGAACAAGAAAATTTTTGACGAAGATGGAGATTACTATGATATGAAAAGAGTAGAGAATATAAAGAGCAAGTTACCAATTCTACTACAACGAACTTCcg CGACGACGTTTGTGTCGACACCCAGCAGCGCGAACATCATCGACGTGCTGTGGACATATCGGCGCGCTGAATCTCCCTCATCGTCGTCTACCAGCCATCTACCGCCATCTGAGACGACAACTCGATCCAGTACAGCAGCACCTACCACAACACTCACGTTAAATATGACTAAATCAAACAACTCATCCCAAGAGCTATCACTAGCAGAGAAATCTAGGTTATCAATTTTGAAAAAGGCACAGCGTAAAGAAAGTATCAAAATTGGTTCATCAACGAAAAAGCCTCCTGTGTTGTTGCAAGTGACAGTTAAAATACCCACAGTGGTAATGGTGGAGCCTCCAAGCTCGGAGGTAATACTGCCGAGGGCTCGCGAATTCTCAGAAGATACTCCAGAGAGGTTGAACCGAGCGAAGCATCTCATGAGGAAGAAACTCATCGCTAGAGCCAAAAACATTCAAGACCTCACTGATAATTGGGATGAAGTCGTTTGTGATTACATTGATGTGGCCCTCTTGGATTGTGCTCCTAATAcgtgtattaatattttatttaccattTTACCACCTctagtattgtttttattttaa